The Raphanus sativus cultivar WK10039 chromosome 2, ASM80110v3, whole genome shotgun sequence genome includes a region encoding these proteins:
- the LOC108842902 gene encoding tetraspanin-7: protein MVQCSNNLLGILNFFTFLLSIPILSAGIWLGKNAATECERFLDKPIVVIGIFLMFVSIAGLVGACCRVSCLLWLYLCAMFLLILLGFCFTIFAFAVTNRGAGEVLSDRGYKEYRVGDYSNWLQKRVGDAKNWDRIKSCLVYSNVCSTYSSRYASVSVDEFYKTNLNALQSGCCKPSNDCNFTYVGPTNWTKTTGPYTNEDCNVWDNKPGTLCYNCQACKAGLLDNLKNSWKKVAKVNIVFLVFLIIVYSVGCCAFRNNRKRSYY, encoded by the exons atggtGCAGTGCAGCAACAACCTTCTGGGAATCCTAAACTTCTTCACCTTCCTCCTCTCGATCCCCATCCTCTCCGCCGGGATCTGGCTCGGCAAAAATGCAGCCACCGAGTGCGAGCGTTTCCTCGACAAACCCATCGTCGTCATCGGAATCTTCCTCATGTTCGTCTCCATCGCCGGCCTCGTCGGCGCCTGCTGCCGCGTCTCTTGTCTCCTCTGGCTCTACCTCTGCGCCATGTTCCTCCTCATACTCCTCGGGTTCTGCTTCACCATCTTCGCCTTCGCCGTCACCAACCGCGGCGCCGGCGAGGTTTTGTCCGATAGAGGGTACAAGGAGTACCGCGTCGGAGATTACTCCAACTGGCTGCAGAAACGAGTCGGCGATGCCAAGAATTGGGATCGGATCAAGAGCTGCTTGGTCTACTCCAACGTGTGCTCCACTTACAGTAGTCGTTACGCTAGTGTCAGCGTTGATGAGTTCTACAAGACTAATCTCAATGCCCTTCAG TCTGGTTGCTGTAAGCCGTCGAATGATTGTAACTTCACCTACGTGGGTCCGACTAATTGGACAAAGACCACTGGTCCTTACACAAACGAGGACTGTAACGTTTGGGACAACAAGCCGGGAACTTTATGCTACAACTGCCAAGCGTGCAAGGCTGGTCTGCTCGACAATCTCAAGAACTCGTGGAAAAAAGTGGCTAAGGTGAACATTGTCTTCCTCGTATTCCTCATCATCGTCTACTCCGTTGGTTGTTGCGCCTTCAGGAACAACCGGAAACGCAGCTATTATTAG
- the LOC108842904 gene encoding cytochrome c oxidase subunit 6b-3 produces MEDEIELKTAPADFRFPTTNQTRHCFTRYIEFHRCTTAKGEDSNECERFAKYYRALCPGEWVDKWNEQRETGTFPGPL; encoded by the exons ATGGAGGATGAG ATTGAGTTGAAAACTGCCCCTGCTGATTTCCGGTTCCCTACAACGAACCAGACAAGGCACTGTTTCACCCGCTACATTGAGTTCCACAG GTGTACAACTGCAAAGGGAGAGGACTCCAATGAATGCGAGAGGTTCGCCAAGTACTACCGCGCTCTCTGCCCTGGAGAATGG GTTGACAAGTGGAATGAGCAGAGGGAGACCGGAACTTTCCCTGGTCCTCTCTGA